The genomic window agacggcggtgtgatattttgatggaactcttctatccacgaagcttccgacagaataacagggactttgttctttgtttttctattttttattcggttaacttttgaccatacatctttaatagggactgacctatttagggatccgacataatctctccagctatttcttttagtttgtttagtgatcttcttgacatgtgcatcatcttttttatacttaagtaggttttcatggtttggattttctttgaatatacaaaaactttcctgtcttttctgactgcttcttcacattctaaatcccaccagtattttcctctggaagtcggtttttttattttaaatttggggatgcagtaggatgcagttgtatttatattgtgcaaaatttgttcataagaatttatatctttaaattgagagaatacatcttccgaatactgttcatataatttccagtcggcattctttaaattccacttttgtgaatatggattatatgtatgagttggttgatcctctaactctactcttataggtgtatggtctgaaccaaataggtcttgaagtgttttccaagtgatcaggtggtttaagtcaggagtacaaatggtcaggtctattgccgatttcgagaagttcctaaagaaagtaggagagccatcatttttgaatattaaattattatcgtctatacagtccatcaagattttacctttcatatctgtttggttgtctaggccccaggcaatgtggtgagcattaaggtcacctcctattataaatggtctttctatagatgttatgaaattgttccattgttgtaacaataacttggttcctgggggaacatacatagatataaatgtgacagtatatgacttaaactttatttttattgctactttattgacgtttattaaatctactttcatggtgacttcctcgtaatataggtttgaatttattaaaattgctgagccaccgccaacagttactgaaaagcggtcgtctctgacaatattgtacccgtgaaagttataatacttttctggtttaaatctagtttctgataataatgcgatatcaactttctggtcttctaataggtggataaggttttctctattagagttagccgatctacaattccattgacaaattaccaatctattcattattatataagagagaacttaaaactgattgaattgaatttactagaactgatttttctggaatttcaaaatttttgtgatttatattagagataatacttgtaactatatttgatattaattctgttaattcttttgatggttcatgtattttagatccttgttctggattaaatgtagattgatacgaagaagaggtgataataccaccaggtctgttggacatggggtttaactttattattttttgatgttccattgttacttggtctggtgaggaagagataagtcgtttgtattttggtggttttattattgtatatctatttgaaactgaaggtagagcgaactgattggaagatgtttgagacgtggacaattgagtaaaggaatatgaagaggatggtgcattcatatttggagtttgatgagaatttattgaggaattattggctgctatagatccataagttatcttaggaaagagtttaattgtttccttaaaagataagctgttttcagacatataatgttttattttcttttggcgatcaaattccgggcatatctcccattcattagtgaagtgttcaccttcacaggatagacattttttgttaaacgatgataaaggacaagaatcggaaaggtgagattcatgacacttaaaacagcgaggattacttttacactgcttactcatgtgcccatacctatagcagtggtaacagataattaccttttgctggtatttttcaacagtgtgtaagacatgattaattactacatactttggtatattctggcatttaaaagacacaataactgattttgttggattaaatattactttgtcatctgctactatttttcttgttattcgtttcacatactcaaccgagaatttgcaatggtgatcaaattcctttattctatttttaagatattcttccgatatatctgaatctatatcccttactacacctagtttaaacaattgaaattttggaatgtatgcggtcagatttttttgaataaggaatttggaagtaactaaagcatttgcgctactataatttttaaatgagaccctaactcggttgcgtccgattgagtcaattttttttatataattgtcaatttctggatgtaacgtaaataggatctcgcctattttaacagcgtttaattttcctgtaaaatttaaactggagttttcaatgaaaatgtaaaaaggtcctaaatcaattttttcgtataaataaacaggcctggttttttctggttgatctgagtttactaaagtattttgtttttcattaatattgttaagattaatactactacttatcttattttgaggctggttgggtagaaatccatttaaatcttgtaaatcacagctactatccatcgaattctcaatatcaggcggttcgcctccactagatgactccatagaggagttttcaagtaacgtttaacttatgaacactttcaaaatgtaaactaaataaggaaaagtttaacaaaactaaacaaactaaattagaacggtataaatcaaataatccgccaaaaattaatatttttcggagagatttccaaatttaaattaactttgacaattattttgacgtatctgtttgttaacaattccaactatttgtaaatagatacctcgcatatcaaaataaatacagatttgaagttatgcagtccatacataatgaagcttcaaattttttaagatactcaactgaatttttttaattctaaacgcggcctactgcgaattcaaaaacaccataaattaccgatattttgctttgagttagagatatcggaaaaagttatttgagcaagttgttccaaatattattataattccacatgccaaatttcataacaaaatttgcacttttagatttttcattatttttagtcaggaccctaaaattcgttgtcccgagacgcacgcaaccacgcaacggagccgagaagctattctgcctcccttggtatatctccgggcagcgtgtgatggcaccgtagatgccactgttaggagaccgggtctccttaaacgcctgctgcgctgcacggagcattagcaacggagactgttgggcttctcggctccgtgctccgttcatgcatctcgggataacccagggtcctgcctacaataatatgtaataaaactgagacgcgatcatgcgagttgtacttgttgttttcgcgattcatgataaacaaaacagtgtagagtgtgtaaaaaatttatggggaggctgagcctcccttgcctcctctgactggaaaatagtggaagcggaggggaagcataattattgaattgtctcatttattatcaactttacgacatattgtacataaacaaaaataaagataattatattttatagaatttttaaaacttccaatgaaacaccaaccaaactaagtacataaaagatataaataataacttttatacattaagttcacttaattttattaactagcgggttttattggttcaatttgtctgtcgatattttaagtttcatgtcagttTTTTTAATGTTGAACCCTGTTAGGGGGAATAGCGCTCCCTCGTGGATTCGCCACTttttctctcgaaaaattgtagttaatcgtaattgcaacaatttaagtccttacacttttttttcgaaaagttgaaaatggcggagatattcaacaaaaacaattgctataaaatatatcgggtcttacgctcgcacctttaccaaataagtactaccttaaatattgattttatcaaaaaatgaagaaatcaaaattatacaaaatttaattctcttcatttttgtataggtacatatttgttgtaaaactaataataaacgagataattgaATAATTCAAGAATTATGCTTTAACTATGACAATTttccccccataactcggaacatatcgaccgcacaaaaaaattataataagcGAAATTATGGAAAattgcattttcaacaattttagtttctacactttttgtcgaaaatttgaaaatggcggaaatattgagcaaaaacagttcaACAGTTGCAAAAACGCAACGGTGAAATTTAGTCGAGagtttaaatttacactactattgacccccttaaagattagaaaaataaaatttgtggcagctcgtaatgcaaggtcaaatgctatcccgactgggctacatagttactgtgaaaatatcaactaaattaggatggaattcggagtcaAATAACGACATAATTTTTGTTAGTACGCTACTTCCGGTTTCACCGAAAATACCctgaatttatttaatttgaatgggacaccctgtatatgatttcagaagattttaaaagaacttgctATTATGCCTCAAGCTTGTATGCGTAATGCTTCGAAACGTACTGAATGGTTTCCTAACGTCGTTATAACTTATGTGAATGTCGTGTTACGTGAATGTTAGGTGCTTCATCAGGACTCAGTttttcagttttgcagaaaaaaactTTGATCGTGGAGTACCTACTATTTTaggtcatacggaaaaggtccaAACTTAAAATCGACAATGGCTTCAGCAACCTGTCACACGGCAAGGGAGTATtttcgaatactgcgcgatcattaTGGGAGATCTCCACCACATCTCTGCTCACCAGACTTAACGCCACCTGATACGTACATATGGGGAATTCTGAAGGAGACAGACCGATCCACCGTCTAAACTTCCAGAATTGCGGACTAGcattaaagatttttttcgtgccagaggagAGGCCATCTTTAACATCGGTTTTATTGGGAAAGTCGTCGTGAATAATTTTTGCAAAGCTATATTATTTATAAGtactaaatatacagggtgtttcattgagaAACGAAAATACTTGAACGGTGAATAGAAATCACTGAGGCTGTTCTAGATATACCACATTTATTGCCTCACCGATTTTTATAATTGAGTTACAGAGTCTTTTTTCGATTTTgtccatttctttctggacccataactttagaaccacccagtatattttttggtACACATATGTGTCATTTACAACCCAAAGAATCCAACTACTAagcacaagaaaaatccaggtccagactaaaaataattataaattcattttgactttgaaacaacaccctgtatattgaaatgtttaaAAACTTAGTTTGATGGTTCGCTTAAATTTTTCGTCAAGACAATTTagtgactttaattttgaaactaCATATATTGAAGTTTTTAAGAACTCTTAGATTACAAAGCAGatacatatctacatattataataataaattattaaagttaatgaacaaatactcattgtaaaaataatcaatatttatttactacaTTAGAACGACCCATTtaataatgacaaaaaaatccaggttcggattaacaaaaaaatatatagtaattgtaaccttgaaacaacaccgtataccgggtggtgaattggaaaacgggttgaattcctgcttccctaattattttacatcaaaagtcatgagaaactatttgtagaggattaaaatctgtattaaaaacaaaagttaaaattgttctacgatttaaacagagtccaaaattttgaaaaatagaatgcatttgccatacctaagtaagtgcgtaaaagtaaggccacacgttactatttctgacagtacgcaaactattgactgaataaaacatctttattattactactttctcctcaactgaggacatcttttcgactttattgttttttaaacaataaaaacgataaaacaaaaatactgacagttcaaaatattgttatagtcggttcgttaaactcagacgcaactggctagatattttagtcgataatttttttgttttttgccaattttgcaaaaactggcaaaattactaactatttagtgattattaagtatttagtaattttttgtggcaattttgctaaaattggcaaaattaccgactaaaatatctagaaagttgcgtctgagtttagcgaacagacataatataataatttcattgtgagcgaatgcaaccttatacacattctttcactgtgtgtggcctaaatttggcaaatactttgataaaatttattatattttacaaaattttggaatgtgtttaattcgtagaacaattttaacaattgttttcaataaatatttcaatcctctacaaatagtttctcttgtcttttgatgtagaataattagggaagcaggaattcaacagtttagaattttacattgagtttcctatggcccgtttcccaattcaccaccctgtatattgaaattcgtttgaatatttgaaaagagcacaacaAATTGAGTTTATAGGTTCGCTTTAATTTTTTACGCAGAAAATTTAATaccaatattttgaaattatatcgaaatttttgttgagttctcagagttcttaaaaatttcggcataatttcaaaattaaagtcattaaattgtctgcataaaaaaatagaagctaaccattaaacttagttttttgtgctcttttcaaatgttcaAACGGACtttccatatacagggtgttatttcAAGGTCACTATTAcgttatattttatatattaatccgggcctggatttttgttgtgattagtATATGGGTCATTCCAATGTAGTAAGtaagtattaattatttttttaacttacttactttttaactttaaaacttACTAATTCCTGCTTTTTAATCTGagttctaaaaaatttcaatagatttaatttcaaaattaattatttCAAAGTTATTAAATTTTATGCGTAAAAAATTTAATCGAACCTATAAACTCAGtcttttgtgctcttttcaaatgtgcaaacgatttttgaaaattttaatatgcagggcgttgtttcaaggtcacaattactttatgttttttgttaatccggacctggattttttttgtcattaataAATGGGTCGTTCTAATGTagaaaataagtattgattatttttaaaatgaatatttgttcattaattttaataatttatatattaaaagttaataatacctgctttttaatctaaGAGTTCTTACAAATCtttaatataatttcaaaattaaaatcattaaattgtctggccgaaaaatttaagCCAACCGTTAAACTtggtttttgtgctcttttcaggtatgcaaacggattttgaaaattttaatatacagggtgctgtttcaaggtcacaataaatttataatttttttagccCGGACCTGGAGTTTCGGTTATAAATGAgccatatgtgtaccaaatatcaaaaaaatttacagggtggttctaaagttatgggtccagaaagaaatgggtaaaatcgataaaacaccctgtaactcggttataaaaatcggtgaggcaataaatgtggtatatcttgaaccgcctcagtgacctctatttaccgttcaagtatttccgtttcccaatgaaacaccctgtataaataatcataaacatttcaatatttatttcagtaGGTACTTATTTTACCGctgtttattttgtattatttatttattatttttgtatttactgTATTGTAGTATTTTGAAATTTTGTTGTCGGCGTCATGAGcatagatataataaaaatatattaggtaaagtATGgaccgctctgtgcatcgaggtgtaacgccgatatcaatgACGTCATTGGTTGATATTCACTTTGAGTGGTCTAGCAATCtttgtcacatgcgcgggatcgcttggttaaaagagatagatagatagaccaccgatcgactgccccCGTGTTACGCTTTTtagctcagtatgccttgtctatccTTATTATGTCTATGGTCATGAGTCCATTCTCGTGACGACTTCATTTAAAAAACATCATTtgattatgagactaactttcaCAAAATAATCTCTATGTATAggttatatttacataaaaatcgcacttttaaaaattacattttttcttAAGCTTCAGTAGCTTAAAATTTTGCTAAGATAAAAATctaaaatgtttttgttttaatcaagtatattcaaatgggaaataagccacaattttacctaaaaatgattttattaatgattttattgacaacgacacccgacttgggcgtcgaaacgttaataaaatcatttttaggtaaaattgtggcttatttcccatttgaatatacttgattataaaaatgccacaagaaaatagcttcagaacaacatgtttTTGTTTGTTTAGATTTTTGCCAGTTTGTTTGTTACCTATGCATCAGCTGCTCCCGGATATGGTTATCATGGTCTGGATTTATATTCTCCACCAATTATACACGAACCTATCATCAAAGCTCCACTTATTGCACATGCACCGCTTCTAGCTCATGCTCCCATTATAGCTCCAGCTCCTATAATTAAAACAGTAGCCCCAATTCCAGTAGTAAAAACAATTTTACCCGCTACAAGCCATGCAAGCGTTGTTAGTTACCATGTAGCGCATCCGGTTGTTAAGGTATGTATACTAAAATTTACCTGAttgctataaaattttaaaaaaaaatgttggctatagatattatttttctcataggcatctttcagtgcgtcacagtttttcgatttctttctaacgcattaaattgtatgtgacagaaaaaaggcacctCCGTGATTatagacatttataacatttattctagttgtcgatagatggctataatcgaaaaaaaattatttacgaattatataatatatcgacgaatataatctgtacaatttataagactatacaaatcaaagaaaataccattttataaatgcaattaacaaaattgattttaggtctggatcccgcgtatgaaaaaaaagttgattaatagcaagctgaaaatttgttattagcttaagggtgtctagtcggacaaacattgatatatgggaacactggaacaggggaagttttaactgtggaacaggttaaaaatttggaacggtcagaccacgaaaacggcacatgtattttgtccgacagaacagacttaaactctccgaacagagattaaactctcatgcaaaaatcagactgctatttatcaccaaattggcgttataatgagtggaacatgtagaatatgtcaaatgacaggaattatgacaggtgataaatagcagtctgatttttgcatgagagtttaatctctgttcggagagtttatgtctgttctgtcggacaaaataaatgtgccattttcgtgttctgaccgttccaaatttttaacctgttccacaattaaaacttcccctgttccagtgttaatatatatcaaagtttgttcgactagacacccttaagctattaacaaattttcagcttgctattaatcaactttttttcatacgcgggatccagacctatttgttttatgccaaattgcaaataaaatttgacaactgtcagatttaactaaaatgtcatgttagaataaatgatataaatgtgtattatcacggacttacctttttttctatcatttgtgacgcattgaaaaatgcctatgaaaaggaccatacatattatatttactttctgtagttttccgggtttgactccgcgtagAATAATTtaggttttgagaaaaaccattattttgacgacgtttcgacAAGATCACACTTGCCATtatcaagtcaggtagttccgcttctcgcagctgcttgaagtagactgaatttttatttaCGATATGGCTACTTACATAGTTGATCGTGATGCGTTCCCTGGCCTGCACGGTATCTGGCTGTTGTTATTGGCCCAGTATACGTTGGAGGGGCAGGTCGGGTAGTACGCGTCGATGCCGTTggctgatttattttggtctttttcttaaGTACCgatttccatgttgtaggaagcctttgagcatcatctctttggttaaGACTGTtgggatttttttctatttctatcgattctctgatttttCACGTTTTCTTTTGATTTCTATGTTAGCTAGGATCGtcgtttggttcaggtttattgtatgTCCTGTATTTGTGGCATGTGCAAAGGATGACGatgtttctcccctttcgatggcATTTCGGTGTTCTCGTCTAACATgaattcttcggttggtctgccCGATGTATGGCTTTTCACAATCCCACATAGAATCTCATATACTTCTTGGTTTTCTAACGATATTTTAGTTTTTGCTGTTGGTAAAGTAATTGAGATTTTTCTCTCCGTGTTAAAAATCGTTTCTATTTTGTggtttctcagcactctccctattttctcggTTGTatccttcacatatggcagaatggttttgcctaTCGATTTTTCGTTTTCTGTTTGGTCCCTAATTCTTCtccgagcattttgagctttgtCGATGGTGTATGTTaggaagccgttttttcttaacgcttttttcacattatgcatttcttcattttgatgttcttggtctgtctttcaaatcttgtaatcaaggttttgatgactgaatgtaattgtgcaggatggtgatGTGAATCAGCATTTATATATCTGTCGGTATGTGTTGGTTTCCGATatactgtatggcctatgtgtccgtcttgtttctttatttttaacacatctaagaatggtatttgatcgttttcttccagttccatagtaaactgaattttatggtggatattgctgatgtgttctaaaaatgcCTTAAGTTTTTCTTCTCCTTGGGTCCAGAGAATAAAATTGTCATCCACATATCTAAGCCaaagtttgggtttgtattcagctgtttctattgcccgctgttctatttctttcataaacaagttcgctattactggtgacagtagGGAACCCATAggtgctccctcaacttgtttatatctttgttccttatagatgaaatatgtATTATTTAAGCAATGTTTTATTAGGTTTAGAGTATCCGGTGGTATTGGATACGAACGAAATGGCTCGGGTGTCGTAGCCACATCTGCTAAGAaacaaactaagttctcaatctAGTAGTACATAAACCGACAATACTCGTAAAT from Diabrotica virgifera virgifera chromosome 5, PGI_DIABVI_V3a includes these protein-coding regions:
- the LOC126884494 gene encoding uncharacterized protein LOC126884494, which codes for MMLYLIFASLFVTYASAAPGYGYHGLDLYSPPIIHEPIIKAPLIAHAPLLAHAPIIAPAPIIKTVAPIPVVKTILPATSHASVVSYHVAHPVVKTIVAHPPILKVAAPLPLYHHGFH